A single region of the Malaclemys terrapin pileata isolate rMalTer1 chromosome 4, rMalTer1.hap1, whole genome shotgun sequence genome encodes:
- the GPX2 gene encoding glutathione peroxidase 2 — translation MAHIAKSFYDLSATDIHGEKVDFNNFRGRVVLIENVASLUGTTVRDYTQLNQLQARYPRRLVVLGFPCNQFGYQENCTNEEILNSLKYVRPGAGFEPNFTLFQKCQVNGPDVHPVFAYLKAHLPTPADEPSALMGDPKFVVWSPVRRDDLSWNFEKFLVGPEGEPFKRYSPKFQTIAIEPDIQRLLKLTK, via the exons ATGGCTCACATCGCCAAGTCCTTCTACGACCTGAGCGCCACCGACAtccatggggagaaggtggaTTTCAACAACTTCCGGGGCCGGGTGGTTTTGATTGAGAACGTGGCATCCCTCTGAGGCACGACGGTGCGGGATTACACCCAGCTCAACCAGCTGCAGGCCCGGTACCCACGGCGGCTGGTCGTGCTGGGCTTCCCTTGCAACCAGTTTGGCTACCAG GAGAATTGCACCAATGAGGAGATCCTCAACAGCCTGAAATACGTGCGGCCCGGGGCCGGCTTCGAGCCCAACTTCACCCTCTTCCAGAAATGCCAGGTGAATGGGCCAGATGTGCACCCCGTCTTCGCCTACCTGAAGGCCCACCTGCCCACCCCGGCCGACGAGCCCTCCGCCTTGATGGGCGACCCCAAGTTCGTCGTGTGGAGCCCCGTGCGCCGCGACGACCTCTCCTGGAACTTCGAGAAGTTCCTGGTGGGGCCCGAGGGGGAGCCCTTCAAACGCTACAGCCCCAAGTTCCAGACCATTGCCATCGAGCCCGACATCCAGCGCCTCCTCAAGCTAACCAAATAG